From Micromonospora rifamycinica, a single genomic window includes:
- a CDS encoding terpene synthase family protein: MVGEVLWSLRSACPIPSRLSPHADEVQEWLLDRLPRWGFPLDAEAMSRLDRAGFARYAGRLYPDASEPDLRTVTALFTWFFLVDDACDGPDRLPAEQIRVLRAGVLTLLHDGPRRRHPGFGGPLRRLLVEAWRTPRRRMPARWRLRFADAVGDHLDGTRREAVAKESGRAPGVGEYVSLRRATSAAYVSYPLIEFVGDRTLPDAVYHHPLLHQIRVLGNDLLSWYNDLASMERDRTTSGGHNLVLALATERNVPVDAAVELVGERWRDTMVRFQAQRAAVPSFGPGLDEAVTAHLDGVANAVRGTIDWTLESARYPTHPHP, translated from the coding sequence ATGGTCGGCGAGGTCCTCTGGTCGTTACGGTCGGCATGCCCGATCCCGTCCCGGCTCTCCCCGCACGCCGACGAGGTGCAGGAGTGGCTGCTGGACCGGCTGCCCCGGTGGGGTTTCCCGCTGGACGCCGAGGCGATGAGCCGGCTCGACCGGGCCGGCTTCGCCCGGTACGCCGGCCGGCTGTACCCGGACGCGAGCGAACCGGACCTGCGTACCGTGACCGCGCTGTTCACCTGGTTCTTCCTGGTGGACGACGCCTGCGACGGGCCGGACCGGCTGCCTGCGGAGCAGATCCGGGTGCTACGGGCGGGGGTGCTGACCCTGCTGCACGACGGTCCGCGACGACGGCACCCCGGCTTCGGCGGGCCGCTGCGGCGGCTCCTGGTGGAGGCGTGGCGGACGCCCCGACGACGGATGCCGGCCCGTTGGCGGCTGCGGTTCGCCGACGCGGTGGGCGACCACCTGGACGGCACCCGGCGGGAGGCCGTGGCGAAGGAGAGTGGGCGGGCACCCGGGGTGGGCGAGTACGTGAGCCTGCGCCGGGCCACCTCGGCGGCCTACGTGTCGTACCCGCTGATCGAGTTCGTCGGTGACCGGACGTTGCCGGACGCGGTCTACCACCATCCGCTGCTCCACCAGATCCGCGTCCTCGGCAACGACCTGCTCTCCTGGTACAACGACCTCGCCTCGATGGAGCGGGACCGGACCACCTCGGGCGGGCACAACCTGGTGCTGGCGCTGGCTACCGAGCGGAACGTGCCGGTGGACGCGGCGGTGGAGCTGGTCGGCGAGCGATGGCGGGACACCATGGTCCGGTTCCAGGCGCAGCGCGCGGCGGTCCCGTCGTTCGGTCCGGGGCTGGACGAGGCTGTCACCGCCCACCTCGACGGGGTGGCGAACGCCGTCCGCGGCACCATCGACTGGACCCTGGAAAGCGCCCGCTACCCCACCCACCCCCACCCCTGA
- the mqnP gene encoding menaquinone biosynthesis prenyltransferase MqnP, translating to MATAVAPAPRPGRVTSFLKLVAIEHSVFALPFAYLSALTAMQVNGGRIRWLDLLLITVAMVGARTFAMAANRILDRRIDARNPRTAGRELVTGAVSVRTAWTGAAVALVVFLAAAALLNPLCLVLAPLAVIPLVVYPYGKRFTDWPHAILAVAQAVGPVGAWLAVTGTFAGSWPAWLLGAAVGLWIGGFDLIYACQDDEVDRQIGVRSVPARYGRSFALHASTVAHVVTFALFIWFGALVGFGWPWWIGLALTAVAFGYQHVVVTPTDLSKVNRAFFTANGFVGIALFVFALLDLLLRLGLRP from the coding sequence ATGGCCACCGCCGTCGCGCCGGCCCCCCGCCCCGGCCGGGTCACGTCGTTCCTCAAGCTCGTCGCGATCGAGCACTCCGTCTTCGCGCTACCGTTCGCCTACCTGTCGGCGCTGACCGCGATGCAGGTCAACGGTGGTCGGATCCGCTGGCTCGACCTGCTGCTGATCACCGTGGCGATGGTCGGCGCACGGACGTTCGCCATGGCCGCCAACCGGATCCTCGACCGCAGGATCGACGCGCGGAACCCGCGTACCGCCGGCCGGGAACTGGTCACCGGGGCGGTGAGCGTGCGGACGGCCTGGACCGGCGCGGCCGTCGCCCTGGTGGTCTTCCTCGCCGCCGCCGCCCTGCTCAACCCGCTCTGCCTGGTGCTCGCCCCGCTCGCGGTGATCCCGCTGGTCGTCTACCCCTACGGCAAGCGGTTCACCGACTGGCCGCACGCCATCCTGGCGGTCGCTCAGGCGGTCGGCCCGGTCGGCGCCTGGCTCGCCGTCACCGGCACCTTCGCCGGCTCGTGGCCGGCCTGGCTGCTCGGCGCGGCCGTCGGCCTGTGGATCGGCGGCTTCGACCTGATCTACGCCTGCCAGGACGACGAGGTCGACCGGCAGATCGGGGTACGCAGCGTCCCCGCCCGCTACGGCCGGAGCTTCGCGCTGCACGCCTCCACCGTGGCGCACGTGGTGACGTTCGCGTTGTTCATCTGGTTCGGTGCGCTGGTCGGCTTCGGCTGGCCCTGGTGGATCGGGCTGGCGCTGACCGCGGTCGCCTTCGGCTACCAGCACGTGGTGGTCACCCCGACCGACCTCAGCAAGGTCAACCGGGCCTTCTTCACCGCCAACGGTTTCGTCGGTATCGCCCTGTTCGTCTTCGCCCTGCTCGACCTGCTGCTCCGCCTCGGCCTCCGCCCCTGA
- a CDS encoding menaquinone biosynthesis decarboxylase produces the protein MAARGFPYTDLKDFLAALERAGELRRVTVPVDPTLEISEVVTRTVRAGGPALLFERPTRGEMPVAINLFGTEKRMAMALGVDSLNEIGDRIGALIKPELPVGWSGIREGLGKVMQLKSVPPRKVKTAPCQEVVYSGDDVDLGRLPGLQVWPDDGGIFHNYGLTHTKHPETGKRNLGLYRLQQHSRNTLGMHWQIHKDSTAHHAVAERLGQRLPVAIAIGCDPVVSYAASAPLPGDIDEYLFAGFLRGERVEMVDCLTVPLQVPAHAQIVLEGYLEPGERLPEGPFGDHTGFYTPVEPFPVLHVETMTMQRKPVYHSIVTSKPPQEDHGLGKATERIFQPLLKLMIPDIVDYDLPAAGVFHNCAIVSIRKRYPKHAQKVMNAIWGAHLMSLTKLIVIVDEDCDVHDYHEVAFRAFGNVDYARDLLLTEGPVDHLDHSSYQQFWGGKVGVDATRKLPTEGYTRGWPEEMTMSPEVAALVDKRWKEYGI, from the coding sequence ATGGCGGCTCGTGGCTTCCCGTACACCGATCTCAAGGACTTTCTCGCGGCGCTGGAGCGGGCGGGCGAGCTGCGGCGGGTGACCGTCCCGGTGGACCCCACGCTGGAGATCAGCGAGGTGGTCACCCGGACGGTCCGGGCCGGCGGGCCGGCGCTGCTGTTCGAGCGGCCCACCCGGGGTGAGATGCCGGTGGCGATCAACCTGTTCGGCACCGAGAAGCGGATGGCGATGGCGCTCGGCGTCGACTCGCTGAACGAGATCGGTGACCGGATCGGCGCACTGATCAAGCCGGAGCTGCCGGTCGGCTGGTCCGGCATCCGCGAGGGCCTCGGCAAGGTCATGCAGCTCAAGTCGGTGCCGCCGCGCAAGGTGAAGACCGCCCCCTGCCAGGAGGTGGTCTACTCCGGCGACGACGTCGACCTGGGCCGGCTGCCCGGCCTCCAGGTCTGGCCCGACGACGGCGGGATCTTCCACAACTACGGGCTGACCCACACCAAGCACCCGGAGACCGGCAAGCGCAACCTCGGGCTCTACCGGCTCCAGCAGCACTCCCGCAACACGCTCGGCATGCACTGGCAGATCCACAAGGACTCCACCGCCCACCACGCGGTCGCCGAACGGCTCGGCCAGCGGCTCCCGGTCGCCATCGCCATCGGCTGCGACCCGGTGGTCAGCTACGCCGCCTCCGCGCCGCTCCCCGGTGACATCGACGAATACCTGTTCGCCGGGTTCCTGCGCGGCGAACGGGTCGAGATGGTCGACTGCCTGACCGTGCCGTTGCAGGTGCCGGCGCACGCGCAGATCGTGCTGGAGGGCTACCTGGAGCCCGGCGAACGGCTGCCCGAGGGGCCGTTCGGCGACCACACCGGCTTCTACACCCCGGTCGAGCCGTTCCCGGTGCTGCACGTCGAGACGATGACCATGCAGCGCAAGCCGGTCTACCACTCGATCGTCACGTCCAAGCCGCCGCAGGAGGACCACGGCCTCGGCAAGGCCACCGAGCGGATCTTCCAACCACTGCTCAAGCTGATGATCCCGGACATCGTCGACTACGACCTGCCGGCCGCCGGGGTGTTCCACAACTGCGCCATCGTGTCGATCCGCAAGCGCTACCCGAAGCACGCGCAGAAGGTGATGAACGCGATCTGGGGCGCGCACCTGATGTCGCTGACCAAGCTGATCGTGATCGTCGACGAGGACTGCGACGTGCACGACTACCACGAGGTCGCCTTCCGGGCCTTCGGCAACGTCGACTACGCCCGCGACCTGCTGCTCACCGAGGGGCCTGTCGACCACCTCGACCACTCGTCCTACCAGCAGTTCTGGGGCGGCAAGGTCGGTGTCGACGCGACCCGCAAGCTGCCCACCGAGGGCTACACCCGGGGCTGGCCGGAGGAGATGACCATGTCGCCGGAGGTCGCCGCCCTGGTCGACAAGCGCTGGAAGGAGTACGGCATCTGA